AGAAAATATTGCAGTGTTGCCAGGGAGTTTTTTGTCAAGAGAAAATGGTGTAAATCCAGGGAGCGGATATGTGAGATTGGCTTTGGTTTATGATCAAGAGATTATTAAAGATGCGCTTTTGAGGATAAAAAAGTGGCTTTAGAGATTCCAAAATCTATACATTTTATTGGAATTGGCGGTATTGGAATCTCAGCTTTAGCTAAATTCTTGCACGCACAAGGTGTGAAGGTTAGTGGATCAGATATGTGCGAGGGCTGTGTAACAAAGGAATTAAAAGCTATGGGGATTCCTATTTGCATTCCACACGCTAAAGAGTCAATTAATTGCCAAGACTTGGTGATTCACTCTGCAATTATTAAGCCTGATAATATTGAGGTAATGGAAGCTAAAAAAAAGGGTATTGCAGTGCTTTCACGCAAAGAAGCCTTGAGTTTAATTTTAAAAGATAAGCAGGTTTATGCGGTTGCTGGAGCACATGGTAAAAGCACTACGACAGCGATTTTGAGTGCGATTTTGCAAGAGAGCAGTGCATTAATTGGGGCAGAGAGTAAGGAGTTTGGCTCTAACACGCGTGCTTTAAAGACTAATAAGGTGGTGTTTGAAGCTGATGAATCAGATAAAAGCTTTTTAGAGTGCAATCCTTATTGTGCGATTGTAACAAATGCTGAACCTGAACATATGGAGACTTATGGGCATAATTTGGAAGTGTTTTATCAAGCCTATAGGGATTTTTTGGAGTTAGCAAAATATCGTGTGATTAATGCTGAAGATGAATTTTTAAAAACACTTCAATGCGAGTGTGTGAGGCTTTATCCTTCAAAAGATATTGAAAATATTGAATATTTCTTAAAAGATGGAGAACCAAAAACGCGTTTTAGATTAAAAAATAGTGGCAAAGATTTAGGAGTTTTTGAAGTTTATGGGCTTGGAGAACATATCGCACTTGATGCAGCCCTAGCAATTTTAGCGGCATTAGAATGTATGGAAGTGGAGCAAATTCGTCAAAATATTCAAAATTTTTGTGGAATCAAAAAGAGATTTGATATTTTAAGTAAGGGCAAATGCCTAATTGTTGATGATTATGCCCATCATCCAACAGAAATTAAAGCCACTTTAAAATCGCTAAAAAAATATCAAGAATTAACTCAATATCAGCAGATTTGTGGAATTTGGCAGCCCCATAAATATTCGCGTATATTGGATAATTTAGAGGAATTTGTAGAGTGTTTTAGTGGGATAGATAGGCTAGTAATCCTGCCAGTTTATGCAGTTGGAGAAGCAAAAAAGGAGATTAACTTTTCTAAGCTTTTTGCCAAATATCAACCTACTTTTGCGGATTTTGTTAAAAGAGAAGGGGATTCTTTAGTGCTTTATTGTAATGGAGTGGAGATTGATAGGATAGAGAGTGGAATTGCAGTGGGGTTTAATGCAGGGGACTTGACTTATCAGCTTCGAGGGGGTTTTTAGTGGTGCATTATTGGCTTATTGTTATTGCTGTTGTAGTTATTTTGGTGTTGTTAGTCCAACTTTTAGCGCAATATAAGATTATTAGCAAAAAAGGTAAAATTTTTGTAGGTATTTTGTTATTGATTCTTGCATTTGGAATCGGTATTTTTACGCTCTTTCAAGAAAAAACTAATGGGGAATTAACAGAACTTGCAAAGCTATTTTTACAAGGCAAAAAGCTAGTGTGTGTAGTAGGAACAAAGACTTTGGAGGTTGATAATAATACATTTAATTTCATTAGTGGCACATTAACCCTAATGGGAAAAGAAGAAAGTGATCATTTTAGAACCACAATTCCTTTAAAAGCTTGTGAGCTTAAAGAATGAATAATTTAGTTAGAAAGTTAGATTTAGAAGAATATTTAAAAAGCTATGAGAGTTTTTTATCTCGCCCTAAAGATTTGTTTTTAGAGGGTGATAGCAAAATCCATTTTAATTTTATTAGTGAGCTAGAGCAGGTTGTTTTTACTCCGCCAAAAGAAGTGAAGAATCTTGATACGCAACTAGTGCTTTTAAAGAAATTTGGCTATTTAAAGTTAGATGAAATTTTTGAGTTTATTAAAATAATTCGCTATTTTAATTATCTCAAAAGCTTGAAATTAGAGGGAATTTTAGGGAATTGGTTTGAAGGGATTATGATTCCACAGCCTATTTTGGAGGTTGCAAAGTCTTTTTTAGAAAATGGTGAGCTAAAAAGTGGGATTTATTTGGAATTTGATTCTATTATAGAAAGCCTTATGCGAGTTAAAAGAGAGATCGCTCAACAATTAAACCAAATCCTAAATCACAATAAGCTTGCAGCTTATCTTGTAGATAGGCAGATGCATTTTATAAATGAAGAAGAATGCTTGCTGCTTAAGGCAGGATTCCATCATGTTCTCTCTGGACAAATTATTAATCGCTCAAGTGCTGGATTTTTTTATGTTTTACCTCAAAGTATCGCGAGTTTAAAAAGCAAAAGCAATGAATTGCAAAATAAAAAAGAGGAGCAGTTATTTTATATTTGCAAGGAGATTTCAACGCTTTTTACTAAGAATCTTGCATTTTTAAAATTTATTAATAAAGAATTTGATCGTTTTGATTCTTATCAAGCGCGTTTAAATTTTGCAAAGTCAAAAGGATTAGAGTTTTTAGCTCCCAAGCCCAATGGCAAAAAGATTATTTTAAGTGAATTTAAACATCCAGCACTAAAGAAACCAAAATCTATCAATCTCTCTTTTGATGGGCAAATTTTGATGGTTACAGGGGTGAATGCCGGTGGAAAAACAATGCTTTTAAAATCTGTAATGAGTGCGGTTTTTCTCTCTAAGTATTTGATTCCACTTCCTATTAATGCAGCAAAATCAAGCATCGATTCTTTTAAGTTTATTGAGTTAATTTTGGAAGATCCACAAAATAGCAAGAATGATATTTCTACTTTTGGGGGTAGAATGTTGCAGTTTTCGGAGATTCTAAACCAAAGAGATGGAATTATTGGTGTGGATGAAATTGAGCTTGGGACAGATAGTGATGAAGCGGCAAGTTTGTTTAAAGTGTTGCTAGAAAATTTGATTTCTAAAAATAACAAAATCATTGTAACTACCCACCATAAGCGACTTGCTGCACTAATGGCTGGGAATCCTAAAGTGCAACTTTTAGCGGCTTTGTTTGATGAAAAAAATCAAATGCCAACTTTTAGTTTTCTTGATGGTACCATTGGCAAAAGTTATGCCTTTGAAACGGCGGTGCGTTATGGGATTCCAAAAACACTTGTAAATGAAGCGAGAATCCTTTATGGAGAGGATAAAGAAAAGCTTAATGAATTAATTGAAAATTCCTCGCGTTTAGAAATGAAATTGCAACAAGAAATTAAGCAAACAGAGCTTAAAAGAGAAGAATTGAAACAAAAAATTATTCATTTAAAATCTAAAGAAGAAACTTTGGAGCAATCTTATAAGGCAAAAATTGCACTCTTGGAGCGAACTTATCAAGAGGCGATTAAGACGGCAAAACAGGCAAGCAAAATGCAAAATCAAGCTGAAATTCATCGTCAAATGAATGAAGCCAATAAGATTCTAAGGCAAGTAAAAAAACAAGAAGAACACAGAGAGAAGCCAAAGATTCAAGCTTTTAAAGTCGGAAATAGGGTAAAATATCATCAATCAAGAGGCGTGATTGTAAGTATCAAAAAGGATAGCGCAATGGTGCAACTTGATGAAGGTTTTAAGCTTAGGGTGCCTTTGGGTGAGTTAAAATTAAGTGGTAATCCTCCGGAGATTCCGCAAGTTAAATTTAATGTGCAATCTCCTAAAAATGCCAATGTGGTTTTGGATTTGCATGGAATGAGGGCAGAAGAAGCTTTAGAAAAACTTGATGAATTTATTTCAAATAGCTTAATTGTTGGATTTGATGAAGTTTTAGTTTATCATGGAATTGGCACTGGAAGACTTTCAAGCGTAGTGAGAGACTTTTTAGAAAAGCATCCAAAAGTTGTGGAATTTACAGATGCACCCCCAAAATCTGGTGGATTTGGAGCAAAAATTGTGAAGTTATAAGGAGTAAAAATGAAAAAAATTTTCTTTTTAATGGGTGTTATTTTTGTGGCTTTTTTGGCAACAGGTTGTGATAAATCCGATTATCAGCATCCTATGCATCGTAGTGGAGGAAAGTAGGATTTTTTTTCCTTAGCCTTCTTGGTAAATACGCTTAGATTCCAAGCTCTTTGGCTAGGAATTTTCCCGTATGACTACCTGTTTTTTTGTATCTTTTAGCAATATGTTCTGGAGATCCGCTATCAACTATGTTTCCTCCTCCACTTCCGCCTTCAGGTCCTACATCAATAATAAAATCGGCATTTTTAATCATATCTAGGTTATGTTCAATCACAATTACACTATTACCCAAATCAGTAAGGTGGTGCAAAACATGCACAAGCCTATCAACATCAGCAAAGTGCAGTCCGGTAGTTGGCTCATCTAAAATATAGAGTGTTTTGCCGGTATCTTTGCGACTTAGCTCTTTAGCGAGTTTGATTCTTTGAGCTTCACCACCACTTAGTGTTGTGGCATTTTGTCCTAGCGTGATATAGCCTAATCCGACATCTTTAAGTGTTCTTAGCTTTTGGTAGATTTTTGGAATCTTGGCAAAAAACTCACACGCTTCATCGACACTCATCTCTAAAACTTGAGCAATATTTTTTCCTTTGTATTCTACTTCTAGGGTTTGTGCGTTATAGCGTGTGCCTTGACAAGAATCGCATTTCACTAAAATATCTGGCAAAAAGTGCATTTCAATTTTAATTTCTCCTTCCCCTTGACACTTTTCACATCTTCCGCCTTTGACATTAAAGCTAAAGCGACTAATATTATAGTTACGGATTTGAGCTTCTTTGGTTTGTGCAAAGATCTGTCGAATCTCATCCATTGCACCTGTGTAAGTTACTGGATTTGATCGTGGTGTGCGTCCAATTGGGCTTTGATCAAGGTAGATGACTTTATCAAGTTTTTCTAAGCCTAGAATCTCTACACCATCAACTTTTTTGACTTTTTTGCGATTGTTGAGCAATTCTTGTGCAACTGGAAGTAAAGTTTGGAGCACTAGGGAGCTTTTGCCACTTCCGCTAACACCTGTAATGCAAACAAAGTTTTTAAGCGGCATTTCAACATTAAGGTTATGAATATTATTGATATTAACATTTTTAATAGCAAGCCAATCTTCTTGATTGCGGCGAATAAAATATTCAATCTTTTTTGTGCCATTAAGATATTGAGCAGTTTGGGTGGCACTTGAGAGAAGTTGCGTGAGATTTCCGCTAAAGACTACTTCTCCGCCGTATTTCCCCGCACCTGGACCTATATCTACAATAAAATCGGCGTGTTCAATAGTTTCTTTATCGTGCTCTACAACGATAACCGAATTTCCTTTTTGCTGCAAACTTCTTAGGGTTTTGATGAGTTTTAAAGTGTCTCGTTCGTGCAAGCCTATGCTTGGTTCATCAAGCACATACATTACACCTGTTAGACCACTCCCAATTTGGCTTGCGATTCTAATTCTTTGTGATTCGCCCCCACTAATGCTTCTTGCATCACGCCCCAAACTAAGATAGCCTAGCCCAACATCATAAAGAAAATAAAGCCTCTCACAAATTTCTTTTAAAATGGGTGCGGCAATCATTGCTTGTTGGTTATCAAAATAATCAAAGTTTTGAGTGTTGGCAAAGAATCCATAACATTCACTAATTGGCATATCTAAAATATCTCCAATAGTTTTGTTGGCGACTTTGACAGCAAGACTTTGAGGAAGAAGTCGATGCCCTAAGCAATCCTCGCAAACCTTTTCACTCATATAATCGCTTAAATCTTTGTTGTCTTTAAACATATCATAAGCAATCGCTAAAATCCCACTCCAAGGTCGCTTAAGCTTAGTGTTTTTCCAAGTGAATTCTATATCTTGGTTATTGCCATATAAAATGAGCTTTTTTTGGTGTTCTTGCA
This portion of the Helicobacter canadensis MIT 98-5491 genome encodes:
- the murC gene encoding UDP-N-acetylmuramate--L-alanine ligase, producing MALEIPKSIHFIGIGGIGISALAKFLHAQGVKVSGSDMCEGCVTKELKAMGIPICIPHAKESINCQDLVIHSAIIKPDNIEVMEAKKKGIAVLSRKEALSLILKDKQVYAVAGAHGKSTTTAILSAILQESSALIGAESKEFGSNTRALKTNKVVFEADESDKSFLECNPYCAIVTNAEPEHMETYGHNLEVFYQAYRDFLELAKYRVINAEDEFLKTLQCECVRLYPSKDIENIEYFLKDGEPKTRFRLKNSGKDLGVFEVYGLGEHIALDAALAILAALECMEVEQIRQNIQNFCGIKKRFDILSKGKCLIVDDYAHHPTEIKATLKSLKKYQELTQYQQICGIWQPHKYSRILDNLEEFVECFSGIDRLVILPVYAVGEAKKEINFSKLFAKYQPTFADFVKREGDSLVLYCNGVEIDRIESGIAVGFNAGDLTYQLRGGF
- a CDS encoding endonuclease MutS2; its protein translation is MNNLVRKLDLEEYLKSYESFLSRPKDLFLEGDSKIHFNFISELEQVVFTPPKEVKNLDTQLVLLKKFGYLKLDEIFEFIKIIRYFNYLKSLKLEGILGNWFEGIMIPQPILEVAKSFLENGELKSGIYLEFDSIIESLMRVKREIAQQLNQILNHNKLAAYLVDRQMHFINEEECLLLKAGFHHVLSGQIINRSSAGFFYVLPQSIASLKSKSNELQNKKEEQLFYICKEISTLFTKNLAFLKFINKEFDRFDSYQARLNFAKSKGLEFLAPKPNGKKIILSEFKHPALKKPKSINLSFDGQILMVTGVNAGGKTMLLKSVMSAVFLSKYLIPLPINAAKSSIDSFKFIELILEDPQNSKNDISTFGGRMLQFSEILNQRDGIIGVDEIELGTDSDEAASLFKVLLENLISKNNKIIVTTHHKRLAALMAGNPKVQLLAALFDEKNQMPTFSFLDGTIGKSYAFETAVRYGIPKTLVNEARILYGEDKEKLNELIENSSRLEMKLQQEIKQTELKREELKQKIIHLKSKEETLEQSYKAKIALLERTYQEAIKTAKQASKMQNQAEIHRQMNEANKILRQVKKQEEHREKPKIQAFKVGNRVKYHQSRGVIVSIKKDSAMVQLDEGFKLRVPLGELKLSGNPPEIPQVKFNVQSPKNANVVLDLHGMRAEEALEKLDEFISNSLIVGFDEVLVYHGIGTGRLSSVVRDFLEKHPKVVEFTDAPPKSGGFGAKIVKL
- the uvrA gene encoding excinuclease ABC subunit UvrA, translating into MNPQNPSPLDHIIITNAKENNLKNIHLNIPKNKLVVLTGLSGSGKSTLAFDTLYAEGQRRYIESLSSYARQFLDKIGKPDVDKIEGLTPAIAIDQKTTSKNPRSTVGTITEIYDYLRLLYARVGIQHCHLCGKPISQMSASDIIAQALKIPEDSKVLILSPLIREKKGTFADKLESLRQKGYVRVQIDGVLARLDENIELSKTKKHTIKVVIDRITIKPENKERIAQSIEKALKESYGEVEIEILGENKNQLIHFSEHLACFDCKVSFNPLEPLSFSFNSPKGACPKCDGLGIRYSIDVKKILDSSLPLESGGIKIIYGFNKSYYNELFKAMCQANGIDSKASFEDLQEHQKKLILYGNNQDIEFTWKNTKLKRPWSGILAIAYDMFKDNKDLSDYMSEKVCEDCLGHRLLPQSLAVKVANKTIGDILDMPISECYGFFANTQNFDYFDNQQAMIAAPILKEICERLYFLYDVGLGYLSLGRDARSISGGESQRIRIASQIGSGLTGVMYVLDEPSIGLHERDTLKLIKTLRSLQQKGNSVIVVEHDKETIEHADFIVDIGPGAGKYGGEVVFSGNLTQLLSSATQTAQYLNGTKKIEYFIRRNQEDWLAIKNVNINNIHNLNVEMPLKNFVCITGVSGSGKSSLVLQTLLPVAQELLNNRKKVKKVDGVEILGLEKLDKVIYLDQSPIGRTPRSNPVTYTGAMDEIRQIFAQTKEAQIRNYNISRFSFNVKGGRCEKCQGEGEIKIEMHFLPDILVKCDSCQGTRYNAQTLEVEYKGKNIAQVLEMSVDEACEFFAKIPKIYQKLRTLKDVGLGYITLGQNATTLSGGEAQRIKLAKELSRKDTGKTLYILDEPTTGLHFADVDRLVHVLHHLTDLGNSVIVIEHNLDMIKNADFIIDVGPEGGSGGGNIVDSGSPEHIAKRYKKTGSHTGKFLAKELGI